The proteins below are encoded in one region of Nitrospirota bacterium:
- a CDS encoding thioesterase: MFTLFCLPFAGGSSYSYRDFQSHIGDFIEISPLELQGRGRKYGTPLQTNIYDMAEGLYLQMKDKINGRYAFWGHSMGGWLAYLLVKKLTQENKPLPEHLFISGCEAPSIENRRRDRHKLSKSEFIALLRKYDGCPDEVLQNDELMELFEPIIRADFKAVETYDYEPSAPLNLPMTVMRGLNEEISYRDVLRWQDETVHKIKLLQFPGSHFFIYDHLPEIGRIITDTLGNIQC; this comes from the coding sequence ATGTTTACCCTGTTTTGTTTACCATTTGCGGGCGGCAGTTCATACTCTTACAGAGATTTCCAGTCTCATATTGGTGATTTTATAGAAATATCTCCGCTTGAACTCCAGGGACGCGGACGAAAATACGGCACTCCGTTACAGACAAACATTTACGACATGGCAGAGGGGCTGTACCTCCAGATGAAGGACAAAATAAACGGCAGGTACGCCTTCTGGGGACACAGCATGGGGGGATGGTTAGCCTATCTGCTGGTAAAGAAGCTGACTCAGGAAAATAAACCGCTTCCGGAACACTTATTTATAAGTGGATGTGAGGCGCCGTCTATAGAAAACCGCAGACGTGACCGCCACAAACTCTCAAAGAGCGAATTTATCGCACTTCTTAGAAAATATGACGGATGCCCGGATGAGGTGCTTCAAAACGATGAACTTATGGAGCTGTTTGAGCCAATAATACGGGCTGATTTTAAAGCTGTAGAGACCTATGACTATGAACCATCGGCGCCCCTCAATCTGCCCATGACAGTAATGAGAGGTCTTAATGAAGAGATAAGTTACAGAGACGTCCTAAGGTGGCAGGATGAGACAGTTCACAAGATAAAATTATTACAATTTCCCGGTTCCCATTTTTTTATCTATGACCATTTACCGGAAATAGGGAGAATAATTACCGATACGCTTGGAAATATTCAGTGTTAA